The Amphiura filiformis chromosome 12, Afil_fr2py, whole genome shotgun sequence genome includes a region encoding these proteins:
- the LOC140166214 gene encoding protein O-mannosyl-transferase TMTC3-like, with protein MMKGQEEPADTKNHFHTVAILAVVALCYANALYCGFVFDDSSAIVNNKDLLPSTPIWNIFKNDFWGTPMHKEESHKSYRPLCVLTFRLNYVLHELDPVGYHLVNVILHGIVCVLVMRVCRHFFDDRPSFMAAVLFAVHPIHTEAVTGVVGRAELLSCLFSLIAFLSYAKSTRHHRQTDWGSLFMTILLVTIATLCKEQGITMVGICCCYEILVVQKLTVPKLINIMTSHKSRPNNNNSSATPTKTQRKKQSRFPPWLRASIIRISVLFIATMFLLFARMRIMGTQLPVFTRFDNPASVASFPTRHLTYWYLLPVNAWLLLCPSQLCCDWTMGTIPLVTSAIDPRNLATAAFVMIIIWLGCYAVFVEGKRSRQVAMSLCFLVLPFIPASNLFFPVGFVVAERVLYVPSIGYSMLFAVVYTILQQRNVSKFVLHFLVSTLLIVYATKTVTRNLDWESEYTLFQAGLKVTTNNAKLWNNVGHALEQEEKWQDALRYFQQATNVQTDDAGAWINVGRAFKHIGNFTEAEKAYEVAKNLLPPVIPGQKYVARVAPTHLSAYVNLANIIKMNTSRLQEADKLYRQVLSLRPDFVDAYINRAEVLLEMNRTKEAFALYTEALSQDDENADVHYNLGVVYLRQGKKHEAFPHLDRAIDLNPRHTQALFNYGAYVQEMQNEELRPLAITRLKKVVEAEPDHELAYYNLGMMAMDDHNMKDAEIWLKKSIEINPKSKQSLFNLALVYHEDKRIIEAKPYLEQLLKYHPTHNKSLLLLGDIHLNVLKDKQRAKEYFAKILETDPNHIQARHNLCVVLVEDNQWQEAEKCLYDVFLLAPQEDYIKKHLQIVRRQLEKIEQQMEKSKSDGNSKR; from the exons GAAGAGAGTCACAAATCCTACCGGCCATTATGTGTCTTGACATTCCGTCTCAACTATGTCTTGCATGAGTTAGACCCAGTGGGATACCATCTAGTGAATGTCATCCTACATGGCATTGTGTGTGTCTTGGTGATGAGGGTGTGCAGACATTTCTTCGATGACCGTCCAAGTTTCATGGCTGCTGTGCTGTTTGCTGTACATCCAATCCATACTGAAGCA GTCACTGGTGTAGTCGGCAGAGCAGAGTTATTATCATGTCTATTCAGTCTAATTGCTTTCCTTAGCTATGCAAAGTCTACAAGACATCACAGACAAACAG ATTGGGGCTCCTTATTTATGACCATACTTCTTGTAACCATAGCAACCTTATGCAAGGAACAAGGCATCACTATGGTTGGGATATGCTGCTGCTATGAGATACTTGTTGTACAGAAG CTTACAGTACCCAAACTCATTAATATCATGACGTCGCACAAATCCAGGCCTAATAACAATAATTCAAGTGCTACACCAACCAAGACTCAGAGGAAAAAGCAATCCAGGTTCCCACCGTGGCTCAGGGCTTCCATAATCAGGATATCTGTTCTATTCATAGCTACCATGTTTCTTTTGTTTGCTCGTATGAGAATTATGGGGACACAACTTCCAGTTTTTACAAG GTTTGATAACCCTGCATCAGTCGCATCATTTCCAACTCGTCACTTGACATACTGGTACCTTCTTCCAGTCAATGCATGGCTTTTGCTGTGCCCATCCCAACTATGCTGTGATTGGACGATGGGTACCATCCCATTGGTGACGTCGGCCATTGACCCACGTAACCTAGCAACAGCTGCATTTGTGATGATTATAATATGGTTGGGTTGCTATGCTGTTTTTGTAGAGGGAAAGAGGTCAAGACAAGTCGCCATG AGTTTATGTTTCTTGGTGCTACCCTTTATCCCAGCCAGTAACCTGTTCTTCCCAGTAGGTTTTGTTGTAGCTGAGAGAGTTCTCTATGTCCCTAGTATTGGCTACTCTATGTTATTTGCTGTGGTATATACTATCTTGCAACAAAG AAATGTATCCAAATTTGTTCTTCACTTCCTGGTTTCTACTTTGTTGATCGTGTATGCAACAAAGACAGTCACAAGAAATTTGGACTG GGAATCAGAATACACTTTATTCCAAGCTGGTTTGAAAGTTACTACCAATAATGCCAAGTTATGGAATAATGTAGGCCATGCATTGGAACAAGAAGAGAAATGGCAAGATGCATTGCGGTACTTCCAACAGGCTACAAA TGTACAAACTGATGATGCCGGTGCATGGATCAATGTCGGCCGTGCTTTCAAGCACATTGGGAATTTCACGGAAGCAGAGAAAGCCTACGAGGTGGCTAAAAACCTGCTACCTCCTGTTATCCCTGGTCAGAAGTATGTGGCTAGAGTTGCACCTACACATCTCAGTGCTTATGTCAATCTGGCTAATATTATTAAGATGAACACCTCAAGATTACAAGAGGCTGATAAG TTATATAGGCAGGTGTTGAGTCTACGTCCAGATTTTGTAGATGCTTACATCAACAGAGCAGAAGTGTTATTGGAGATGAACCGCACTAAAGAAGCATTTGCTTTGTATACAGAGGCTCTGAGCCAAGATGACGAGAATGCTGATGTACATTATAAT CTAGGTGTTGTCTACCTTAGACAAGGCAAGAAACATGAAGCGTTTCCACACTTAGATCGTGCAATAGATCTGAACCCACGTCACACACAAGCCTTATTCAATTATGGTGCTTATGTACAAGAAATGCAGAATGAAGAACTGAGACCTCTAGCTATCACAAG gttgaaaaaagtggtagaAGCTGAACCTGATCATGAGTTGGCCTATTATAACCTTGGTATGATGGCTATGGATGATCACAATATGAAAGATGCTGAAATATGGCTCAAGAAATCTATTGAG ATCAACCCTAAATCCAAACAGTCTTTATTCAACCTTGCCCTTGTTTACCATGAAGACAAGAGGATTATTGAAGCCAAGCCATATCTAGAACAACTACTCAAG TATCACCCAACTCATAATAAGAGCCTTTTACTCCTGGGTGACATCCATCTGAATGTATTAAAAGACAAGCAGAGGGCTAAGGAG TACTTTGCAAAGATTCTTGAGACTGACCCCAACCACATCCAAGCCAGACACAATCTCTGTGTGGTCCTAGTTGAAGACAACCAATGGCAGGAAGCAGAGAAATGTCTATACGATGTCTTCCTGCTGGCACCTCAAGAAGACTACATCAAGAAGCATCTACAGATAGTGAGGAGACAGTTGGAGAAAATAGAACAACAAATGGAGAAGTCTAAATCAGATGGAAATAGTAAGAGGTGA